CCACGTTCTGCTTTTGGGTCTACAATCACTGCTTGTGCCCCATAAAGCACCGCATAATAGACGATAAGGTTATTCGCAAAGGATTTACCACCACCCAGCGAACCAACAAAAGCCGACGCTAACGCATTGGTTACTGAACCCTTAACCCCTTGACTGGCAAGAGCAGGTTTCAGATAGACATTGCGTCCAGTATCTAAGCTGTAGCCAACATAAATCCCCTCATTTTCCCCCAGCATTTGAGTAGCACCAAAACCTAAACCAGCGAGGAAATCAGAGGTCACGTATTGAATATAATCATTCATATAACGCTTGCTGGCAGGTAAAAATTCTTCATGTAAGCCGAGCATATCCCCAAATGGTCGTACCAGTTTTACGCTTAAATCGTCATAAAAATCTTTCACTTCATTACAACGACGTTTGAGTTCGTCAAGATCATTTGCTGATACCCTTACCACATAAGACAGCTTGTACATAGATTCCTTGCTTTGGTCTAAATTGGTTTCCAGCTCATTCACACTTTCCAGAGCTTCCGCCACATTGGAGCTGGTTTCATTATCACTTTGCCAAGCGTGGTTATCCAAGTCTTTCAGTTCTTTCTTTTTATTGCGGACAGTAGATAGGGCTTTACGATTCGCTACAATTTCCACATTCATTGACGTATCAATCGGGAATGTAAATTGCTGTTGCTGGTAGTAGAAGATTTCAGAGGACGGGAAGTCCAGTTCTCCGACAATGCTGTTAATGGTAAAGTAAGCTACATAGACGGTTTCATCTTCCTGCTGGATTTTCAAATATCGCTGTTTTTCTTCCACCAAACAGCGAGTAGGCTTAATCAAGTCATAGTATTTAATCAGCGTTTCATTATCCAGCTTTTTCTTTGATAGATGGTACTCATACTCTTCATAGGCAGTGCCTGTCTGTCCGTAAAGGTGTTCAATCAGATAGCCGAAGTCGTCCTTATCTAACCTGCGGATTTTGAAACGACGAGAGATTTTATTTTCTAAGAGCTTTTCCATCTTCTGAAAACGCAGGATTTCATCATTACTCATACTAACAAAATCGCCCATCAGCTTATGGTTCACATCATAGACAAAATCAGACAAAGCATTTTTTGCTTCAACGGTAAGACTTTTCATAGAAAACTCCTGATCGTTGAGAAGCAACTTAAAGCCGATAAAGAAACGGTAGTTCACTTGATTTTCGCCAATCATGGATATTAAAGCGTCTGTCTGTTGGTCGATTTTGTCATAGGCAACCGCTTTGAGCTTGCCAGTGACTTCATTTTTGGAACGCTCTTGTGCAGAACGTATGCTGGATTCTGTACTGATTTGTAAAGCATGAATTTTGCCATCACGATTTTGTGCGATAAGCTGTCTGAAAGAATCATGCACTTGTATTTTCTGTTCTGGACTTAGAAATGAGTAATTGTAAGGAACAAGCTCATAGTAAGCATAACATTCCCCGTCTTTATTCCAGACGAGATTGTTTTCAATGTATTTAATTGGATATGCCATAAAATTCACTCCTAACTGCTGTAATGGCTTCTTGTGGCTGGTTTCTGCCAAGCGTTACTTTTTTTCCTGCATAGGTCAGCTTTGGTCGCAGTGCATAAGCAATGACAGACTTCAAAAATCCATAAGGCTTTTTACCATCAAAAGTTTTTGTAGACATAAACCATGTGAAAGCCACAGGAATCCCAAAGTATTTGAGAAATGCTCCCTCTATCATGGAAAGAGGGGGCAAGTTGCCAAGTATCATCACTGCAAAGAGTGACACGACAAACCATGTCATTTGCGTAAAGGTTATGGGAAACGGAAGTCTAAAATCATTGATAGAATACAGTACCTTTTCCACAGACCAGATACTGGTATAGCTTCGTATTTTCTTCATGTAATCAATCCTTTCATAAAAAATAGGGGTAGCTGATTGAGCCACCCCGTAAAATAGAAAATCTGCCAGTAGTAATGTACCGACAGATTTAATAGACGATTTCAAAAATCCCATGATTGGTTGAGATAAACGTTCCTGAAAGGTCTAAATCCCGACCATAGGCTTGATAATCAATATAGTTTTGAAGACTAGCTGGTACTTCGCCTAAAGCACCCGTTTCTTCAATGTAGTAGCGTGCCACGTCATACATATCATCACAATCGGAATGAATGATAATATCCTCTTGATGTTCGCTTAGTTCTTCAATGCTTGAAAAATGAGTGAGCAGAGCAGATAGCTCCGATTGTAATTCTTCGGGTAATTCCGATACCATTTCCCATAGTCGATTGAGTTCGCCAATGGAAGTGTATTCGTCAACCGTAAAGGGTAACTCGTAGTCATGAATGGCGTATTCCTCATATTCATCATTCAAGCCGATTTTCTCTTTGACTTCCTCAAAGTCAATGGGAAAGGTAAACCACGCACCGACCAATTCGCCCTCATTGTATTTGCCTAAATTCGCAATATAGACTTGCATATCGTCCATATATTCACGTCCTTTCTTTGTAGAGATTCAAAAATCCCTACCGCACTTCGTTTGGTGTACCATTCCTTTGCGGAACATAAGAAAACCACTTATATTCCACAAAAGAACGGTTTTATTTAAGCACCAATAATGCGATTGAATAGCTCTAGTAAAATGTCTTTTACTCCAGCAGCGTTGAAGACTAAGCCAACCGCAATAATCGCAATAATTAAAAAGCCAATCAGTTTGCTAAACTCACGCTTGAAGCCAAGATACAAGCCAATCACAACGATTGCTAAAAGCACCAGTGATTGAGCGTTTGATAGAAACCAGTTATAAAGGTTTTGTCCAAAATTCATAAAAATGTTCTCCTCTCTATATTCAATGAATTTGTATTTGAGTTATTTTTTTGGGGTATACACTTTCTGGTATGGATAGAGATTCCATGCCAGATTTTTTTATACAAAAAAGAGGACATTTGCTGTCCCCTCGTTATACAATCAATTCACCACAAAAATCATGAAAGAAGGTTAAACAAATGTCCCATAATGATTCTATCCTAAATATTCTTGGAATTAAAGATAAAAATATTAAAATTATTTCTGTTGAAGAAGCTGAACACAACAACGATTCTGTTAAAGAGTATATAACGCTAATAACAGCTACTCTTTCTTATCCGATTAATCGTTGTCGTAACTGTGGCTTTCCCACAGTTAATAAGGATGGCTTTCGCAAAACTCATGTACGACTGGCAAGTTTAAATGGGAGAAGATATGAACTAGAGCTTCGTAAACAACGCTATAAATGTAAATCATGCCATACTACTTTTGGTGCTATTACTAATTTAACCAAAGAAAATCAAACCTTATCCAGTGATCTCAAAAATCAAATCATGCTTTTAGCTCGTAAAGGCTTATCTGGTCAGCTTATTGCTGAAATGTGTCACTGCTCTCCTAGCAGTGTTCGTCGAACAATCTTAGAGCGCATGGAACCACACTATCGTGTGGCTAAGTTGCCTAAGCATCTATGTTTTGACGAGTTTCGTTCAATTAAGTCTGTGATGTCCTTTATCTGTTGTGACGCTGAAACCCACCAAATTGTCACAAAGTTACAGGATCGTCTATCACCTACCATTGTTGATTATTTTGAAAGTCGTTATTCAAAAGCCGAACGCGAATGCGTTCAATCAGTTGTAATTGATTTAAATGCTCAATATCAAAGTTTTATCTATCGCCTTTTCCCTAATGCCAATATCATTATTGATCGCTTCCACCTTGTACAATTAGCTGGTCGCGCTTTGGACAATTGTCGTATCTCTATCCTAAAGCAACTTGATAAACAGAGCCAAGAATATAAAATTATGAAGTCACATTGGAAGCTATTCCATAAAAAAGCTGAAGATCTTCACCCTGAAGAAGTAGTTTTTCTTCGCGGCGTTAAACAATATATGACTCGCCAAAATGCTGTTGATCTCATTACTAGTAAATTTTCCAAGTTCGCTGAAGTATACCAAACTTACCAAGATATCACGAAAGCCCTAAACGAGCGCAATAGTGAATTACTAGAGTCAACCATCTTAGACTACCAAAAAACCAATACAGAAATGGATACTGCTATTCAAACCCTTCGTCAAAACAGAAAATATGTCTTAAATAGCGCTAAATTTGAATACTCTAATGGTCCTTTAGAAGGCATCAATCGCAAAATCAAAACCCTAAAACGAACTTGTTATGGTTTTGCCAATCAAAAATTTTTCTTTTTAAGAATCGATTGTATTTTTTCGTAAAAAAATACCCCCTACATTTTCGTAGGAAGTATTTTTAGTCAACCATACCAGTTGACAGATATCCCACTTAGGACATTTTCCTACAAGGGGTCCCGAGCGCTTAGTGGGAATTTGTACCCCTTATCGATACAAATTCCCCGTAGGCGCTAGGGACCTCTTTAGCTTCTTGGAAGCTGTCAGTAGTATATCTAATAATTTATCTCCATTCCCTTTAGTAACGTGTAACTTTCCAAATTTAAAAAAGCGACTCATAGAATTATTTCCTCCCGTTAAATAATAGATAACTATTAAAAATAGACAATACTTGCTCATAAGTAATGGTACTTAAATTGTTTACTTTGGCGTGTTTCATTGCTTGATGAAACTGATTTTTAGTAAACAGTTGACGATATTCTCGATTGACCCATTTTGAAACAAAGTACGTATATAGCTTCCAATATTTATCTGGAACATCTGTGGTATGGCGGGTAAGTTTTATTAAGACACTGTTTACTTTTGGTTTAGGATGAAAGCATTCCGCTGGCAGCTTAAGCAATTGCTGAATCGAGACTTGAGTGTGCAAGAGCAACCCTAGTGTTCGGTGAATATCCAAGGTACGCTTGTAGAATCCTTCTTCAACAATCAGATAGATGTCAGACGCACGGCTTTCAAAAACCACTTTTTTAATAATTTGTGTGCTTAAATGGTAAGGAATATTCCCAACAATTTTATACCTCTGTTTGTTAGGGAATTGAAACTGTAGAATATCTTGGTGAATTAAAGTGACACGAGTATTCAGTTTTAATTTTTCTGACGATAAGTTGAATAGATGACTGTCTAATTCAATAGACGTTACCTGTTTACTTATTTTAGCCAGTTTCGTCGTTAAATGCCCTTTACCTGTTCCAATTTCGTAAACGGTATCGGTTTCTTTTAAATTCAATTGTTTTATTATTTGGTTGAGTACTTTTTCACTCGTTAAAAAGTTTTGAGAATATTTTATATTTTTGTTCATGTAATCTCTCCTGAAGTGATTACATCTATAAACAAATACAGAAGTTAAACGATTTGTTTGTAATTTTAGTTATCTGTTTAAAAAGTCATAAGATTAGTCACTGGTAGGAATTAATCTAAC
This window of the Streptococcus sp. D7B5 genome carries:
- a CDS encoding ATP-binding protein, coding for MAYPIKYIENNLVWNKDGECYAYYELVPYNYSFLSPEQKIQVHDSFRQLIAQNRDGKIHALQISTESSIRSAQERSKNEVTGKLKAVAYDKIDQQTDALISMIGENQVNYRFFIGFKLLLNDQEFSMKSLTVEAKNALSDFVYDVNHKLMGDFVSMSNDEILRFQKMEKLLENKISRRFKIRRLDKDDFGYLIEHLYGQTGTAYEEYEYHLSKKKLDNETLIKYYDLIKPTRCLVEEKQRYLKIQQEDETVYVAYFTINSIVGELDFPSSEIFYYQQQQFTFPIDTSMNVEIVANRKALSTVRNKKKELKDLDNHAWQSDNETSSNVAEALESVNELETNLDQSKESMYKLSYVVRVSANDLDELKRRCNEVKDFYDDLSVKLVRPFGDMLGLHEEFLPASKRYMNDYIQYVTSDFLAGLGFGATQMLGENEGIYVGYSLDTGRNVYLKPALASQGVKGSVTNALASAFVGSLGGGKSFANNLIVYYAVLYGAQAVIVDPKAERGRWKETLPEISHEINIVTLTSDEKNKGLLDPYVIMKNPKDSESLAIDILTFLTGISSRDGERFPILRKAIRAVTNSEVRGLMKVIEELRVENTPLSTSIADHIESFTDYDFAHLLFSNGYVEQSISLEKQLNIIQVADLVLPDKETSFEEYTTMELLSVAMLIVISTFALDFIHTDRSIFKIVDLDEAWSFLQVAQGKTLSMKLVRAGRAMNAGVYFVTQNTDDLLDEKLKNNLGLKFAFRSTDLNEIKKTLAFFGVDPEDENNQKRLRDLENGQCLISDLYGRVGVIQFHPVFEELLHAFDTRPPVRKEV
- the erm(B) gene encoding 23S rRNA (adenine(2058)-N(6))-methyltransferase Erm(B), with product MNKNIKYSQNFLTSEKVLNQIIKQLNLKETDTVYEIGTGKGHLTTKLAKISKQVTSIELDSHLFNLSSEKLKLNTRVTLIHQDILQFQFPNKQRYKIVGNIPYHLSTQIIKKVVFESRASDIYLIVEEGFYKRTLDIHRTLGLLLHTQVSIQQLLKLPAECFHPKPKVNSVLIKLTRHTTDVPDKYWKLYTYFVSKWVNREYRQLFTKNQFHQAMKHAKVNNLSTITYEQVLSIFNSYLLFNGRK
- a CDS encoding conjugal transfer protein translates to MKKIRSYTSIWSVEKVLYSINDFRLPFPITFTQMTWFVVSLFAVMILGNLPPLSMIEGAFLKYFGIPVAFTWFMSTKTFDGKKPYGFLKSVIAYALRPKLTYAGKKVTLGRNQPQEAITAVRSEFYGISN
- a CDS encoding antirestriction protein ArdA, whose product is MDDMQVYIANLGKYNEGELVGAWFTFPIDFEEVKEKIGLNDEYEEYAIHDYELPFTVDEYTSIGELNRLWEMVSELPEELQSELSALLTHFSSIEELSEHQEDIIIHSDCDDMYDVARYYIEETGALGEVPASLQNYIDYQAYGRDLDLSGTFISTNHGIFEIVY
- a CDS encoding ISL3 family transposase → MSHNDSILNILGIKDKNIKIISVEEAEHNNDSVKEYITLITATLSYPINRCRNCGFPTVNKDGFRKTHVRLASLNGRRYELELRKQRYKCKSCHTTFGAITNLTKENQTLSSDLKNQIMLLARKGLSGQLIAEMCHCSPSSVRRTILERMEPHYRVAKLPKHLCFDEFRSIKSVMSFICCDAETHQIVTKLQDRLSPTIVDYFESRYSKAERECVQSVVIDLNAQYQSFIYRLFPNANIIIDRFHLVQLAGRALDNCRISILKQLDKQSQEYKIMKSHWKLFHKKAEDLHPEEVVFLRGVKQYMTRQNAVDLITSKFSKFAEVYQTYQDITKALNERNSELLESTILDYQKTNTEMDTAIQTLRQNRKYVLNSAKFEYSNGPLEGINRKIKTLKRTCYGFANQKFFFLRIDCIFS